The following DNA comes from Cellulophaga sp. HaHa_2_95.
ACCAACATACCTACATTGTCTTTTTGATAAAGGTCAAAAGAACCAAATACGTTGCTATTAAATAGTCTAAAGTCTACACCAATCTCTTTGGTTACAATACGCTCCCAAGTAGTATTACTACTGAATAAGCTATTGGCACTAGAGGTAGCTTGTTGTCCTGCGTTTGTTTGGCCAAATACAGTTGTACCAAAGCCTACTGTAGATAAATATCCAAAATCGCCAATCCCAGAAGTACTCCCTAATTCGCCATAACCACCTCTTAATTTTAAGAATGATATAAGGCTACTCTCTTTTAGGAAATTTTCGGAACTAAGTACCCAACCAGCTGAAACATTACCGTAGTTAGACCATTTTTTGCCATCTGCAAATCTTGAAGATCCATCGCGTCTACCTTGTACTTCTAATAGGTATTTACTTTTGTAGTCATAATTTAATCTACCGATGTACCCGAAGAAACCCCAAGAAGTACCACCACCCGATGTTGTTACCAATTGGTCGGTAGCTCCTAAATTAATATCATAGACACCATAATCTACAAAGCCATTTCTTCTAATACTGTATTCGTTAATATCATTTTTCTCAGCTTCTATAGCTAAAAGTCCTGATAGATTGTGATCACCAAATTGATTAGAGTAATTTAATGCACCTTTATAATTCTTATAGGTTATGTTACCATCATTTCTGTCAGGACCTGTGCCTTCTTGAATGGAAGTGGTGTTGTTTATGTTATTTGAGAAACTCCCGCCCCAGCTATAAAGTGGTACAGAAACCGAATAGGTTTGGTATTCACTATTTTGTCGGCTGATTGCATAAGAACCTGTAAAATCTAAATGATCCGTGAATTTGTATTTAGCTAGAGCAGATATTTTAAATTGCTCAATTGTTTTGTTCTCACGGCCACCATCTATAACTTGTGCTACGCCATTTCTATCTCCTGTAATTAGATCACCTCCGAAGTTTGCATAGTATTGTCCGTCTGCATTATAGGTAGGAAAAAGTGGAGCATCGTAGGTTGCTGCTTCTCTACCTAAACCTCCAGAAGGTCCTGAAAATTTATTGTTGTAATAAGTGATGTTTGTGTTAATATTTAATTTATCACTAATATCTGCACCATAGTTCATGGAAAAATTATATCTATCAGAACTATCATCTGCAACTTTTAGGCCTCCAACATTGTTGTCATACCCTGCAGATATACGGAAGTTACTTTTTTCTGTTCCTCCAGATATACTAATGTTATGTTGGCTTGAGTACGAGTTACCGAACATTTCATCGAATCTTGGTGCGTTACCTAACCAAATGTTTCCATTAATAGGTAAATCATAATATCCTTCTTCTCCAGAAGCAATTCTATCTACAGTGGCAAGATCGTTCCAAAAGAAATATCTAGGTGGCTTTCCGGACGCTATATCTTCACGAGCTGCAGCGGCATATAATTGCCCATATTGTGACATTGTTGGTGATGGTGGACGTATACCTATAGTACCAACTCTAGAAATGGTACTGATGTCAATTTTAATTTTTCCTTTCCCTTTTTTTGTAGTCACTAAAATCACACCACCCGCGGCACGAGACCCGTAAACAGATGCTGATCCCCCTTTTAGTACACTAATGCTTTCAATATCATTAGGGTTCATATCATTAAAGGAAGACGAGTTTATGGAAGGAATACCATCAATTACAATAAGTGGTTCTATTCCATTTATAGAAGAAGCACCTCTAATAAGGAAGTTTACATTCTCATCGCCAGGTCTTGACGAGGTACGAGTAACTACCAAACCAGGTGTCCTACCTTGAAGTGCTAATGCAGGACTACCTACTGCTAAATCCTCAAATGCTTCTGCTTTTACTTGTTCAACAGATCCCGTTAAAGTTTCCTTTTTAGCAGTACCATAGCCTACCACAACAATTTCGTCAAGAGCACTTACATCAGAATCAAGCGTTACATTAATAACCCTATTAGATCCGACAGTAACTTCTTTTCTAGCATAACCAATAGATGAAAATATAAGTACGCTCGTATTCGATATTACATCGATGGTGTAGTTCCCATCAAAATCTGTCACGGTTCCTGTGGTAGTTCCTTTTATTACCACATTCACACCAGGTATGGGCATATTGCCATCTGCGTCTACTATTGTACCAGATATTTTTATGCTCTGTGGTAAAGTTGGATTTGCATGTGCCGTAATGCTGCAAATAAGAAAGCCTAAAATCCAAAATAGACTCGACAATTTTTTCAGATTTAACTGAATGCTTTTAAGTTTAGTCATAAAAATTAATTTTTAATAGTTCCATATAATTAAGTGAGTACGTTTGTTAAGGCAATGTTAATTATTAAGATCAATGACCATGATAAAATAATATTCAATCATTATAAATTATAGCTCTTTTTAAGTTATTTAGTAATATTCAGTGCTATTTTGTGCGGTATTGCAGAATAATTAGGTAAAAAATTTAATGATTTGTAAATGTATGTATTAATAATTGGTTGCTATAAAACTGTGGTTTAATTGCATAAAAAGAGCACATTATGTGAGATGAAAAATAAGTAATTGAAATTGTTTATCAGTAAGATTATCAACTTTTAGCCTGTAAGACATTGTAAATCAATATTTTGTAGCTGCATCCATTTTGCTTCAACAAAAGTGTAATTGCACATAACCATGAGGTTTGCTAATTTAATTCTTAAGCTTTTCTTTTTTATTCAAGTAATGTATTTCTGTAAAACACTCATTTTCTACGGTATATAGGATACGCATACTCTTGAATCTTATTTGTAGTATAATTCGTATAAATACGCTAGCAAAAGGATGTTATTTTATCATGATTGAATGATAATTTATGTCTTAGGAGGCTTATTCTTTATAAAATTGTGATAGAGTTTATGCTGTAAATTTTAATTTAAATTTTTATGAAAAATAAGCTCAATAAACACTTTTTAGATATAACCATAGATCCTTAAATTATGAGTAAATTTTTTCTAATGCTTACTATTGTATTGATTGTTTCGTGTAGTCCTGCAAAAAAAGAAGCTCCCGTATTTAGCGCTCAAGAGATGCTAGATAAAAGCGTAATAAAAACAAAAGAAACACTTAAAGGCTTATCTGTTAAAGATAGCTTTTTAAGAAATATTCCTGAAAACCAAACTAATTGGGAATCTGTAGGAGTAAATGATTGGTGCAGTGGTTTTTGGCCTGGAGTTCTTTGGTATGCCTATGAAGCTTCTAATGATGCATCTTTAAAAAAGGAGGCAGAAGCTTTTACGGCTCCAATAAAAACAATTGCTTATAATCCTGCTCGGAATCACGATATCGGTTTTATGGTGTATTGTAGTTTTGGTAATGGGTATAGAATTACGGGAAATCCCGAGTATAAGGAAGTATTGCTTTCTGCAGCCGATACTTTGGCAACCTTATATAATGATAAGGTAGGATCAATACTTTCTTGGCCAGAAAAAAGAAAAGAGTACTCGCATAATACCATTATTGATAATATGATGAATTTGGAATTACTTTTCTGGGCAGCAAAAAACGATGGAGACCAACGTTTATATGATATCGCTACTAGTCATGCAGAAGTAACCATGAATAATCTTGTTAGGAAAGATAACTCCTTATACCATTTAGGATCTTTCAATGAGGAAACAGGTAAATTTTTAAAAGGATATACGCACCAAGGGTATGCAGATGAATCTATGTGGGCAAGAGGACAAACATGGGGTATATACGGTTTTGCAATGGCGTATAGGGAAACAGGAAGAAAAGATTTTTTAGAAACTTCTATAAAGTTAGCAGACCATTTCTTAGAGCGTTTACCGGAAGATGGAATTCCTTTTTGGGATTTTGATGATCCAAAAATCCCTAATGCTCCTAAAGATGCTTCTGCGGCAGCTATTGCCGCTTGTGGTATGTTTGAAATAGCAAGTTTAGTAGAGGATGTTACATTGAAAGATAAATTTAATACTGCTGCAACCAAGTTTGTAGAAATTTTATCATCAGATGCCTATTATAGTGGTGACAAAAACCAAGCACTTTTATTGCATTCGACAGGTCATTTACCTAAGAATTCAGAAATAGATATGCCTATCATTTATGCAGATTATTATTATATGGAAGCTTTGATTCGCTTGAAAAAATTAGAAGAGGCAACAGCCGCTAAGGCATTAGTCGCAAAGGAATAAATAAATTTTTAAAACCTAACGGATGTTTAAAACCTTATGCTGCTTATTTTGTCTTGTTTCTACAGTGATGTGTGCTCAGAATAAGGTGTTTAGTAATTTATTGGAAGCACCAGTGAATGGAGGCTTACAGATGGACGACTATTGGGTTTGGGGGAGCTCTGTGATCAAAGGAGATGATGGTGTGTATCACATGTATGCTTCTAGATGGCCAAAATTTCTACCTTTTCATCCTGGTTGGATGACTAGTTCAGAAATTGTCCATGCCACTTCCAATACTCCAGAAGGACCGTATGTATTTAAAGATGTGGCTTTAGGAGCACGAGGAGCACAGTTTTGGGATGGCAGATCTTGTCATAACCCTAAAATTGTGAAATATAAAGACACTTATATTTTGTATTATATGGGCTCAACACATCCTTTTGAGAATGTGTCAGAACAAAATGTAGCCCAATTTACACTTACTAGTAAATGGTGTATTTCGGCGCGATGGGGAAAGCGTATAGGAATGGCGATTTCTAAAAACCCTAACGGGCCTTGGAAAAGGTATGATGCCCCAATATTGGATGTAAAACCGGATTCATTTTATAGTTTTTTAACCTCCAATCCGTCACCATTACTAAAAGATGATGGTGCTGTAGTATTACTTTTTAAAGGTCGAAATTATAAAGAGGATGGTATTTCCAATTCAGATATGAGCATAGGTGTTGCTACGGCACCCTCTTTTAAAGGGCCATATACGGTAGTAGGCGATCAACCCCTTTTTTCTACGGAACATTTAGGGGAAATTGAAGACCCTCATATTTGGAAAGATATAAATGGTATACACCTGGTGGCCAAAGACCAACGAGGTAAAATTACAGGAGTAGCAGGAGATGGCCTGTTGGCACATTCTAAAGATGGTATTCAATGGGAGGTAGATCCAAACCCAAAAGCATATACTAAATTAGTGAAATGGGACACCGGAAAAACTATAAAACAAGGACAATTAGAACGGCCATTTGTTTTGGTTGAAGACAATGTGCCTACTCATATTTTCTTTGCGACCATGGATGGACCTGGGGGTTTTAGTAAAGGATCAAAAACATGGAATATGGTTATTCCTTTATCTCAAAAATAATCATTCAACTTATTTAAAAATTACACGATGATAAAGAATTTCACTTTAGTACTTATTGTTATTTTTTTTCTACCACTAGCGCTTCAAGCGGAGGTAACCGTAAATGCCATTTTTTCTGATCATATGGTACTGCAGCGCGACACAAAAGTGCCGGTATGGGGTTGGGCAGATCCTAATGAAAAAGTAATTGTTTCTGGTAGTTGGGGCAAAACAGCTTCCGTAGCTACAGGAGCCGATGGTAAATGGCGCGTAGACCTAGAAACACCTAATGCAGGAGGACCTTTTACTATAACTATCTCAGGAAAAAATACTATTACAATAAACGATGTGTTATCTGGAGAAGTTTGGCTTTGTACGGGGCAATCAAATATGGATTTTTCAATTTCAAAATTCTTGAATGATTCTAAAGATCCCAAACATCAACCTTTGGTGGAATATATTAGAAATGAAGCGGCTACTGTTAATGATCCTTACTTAAGGCATATTGAAGTGCCTCAAGCAACATCCTTATTTGATACAGAAGATAATTTTGAGGGCAATTGGCGAAAAGCAACAACAGATGAAATAGGAAAGATAACGGCTACGGGTTATTTTTTTGCTAAGGAATTAAGGAAACAATTAAACGTACCCATAGGACTAGTAGAGTGTTCTTGGGGAGGAACACGTGTACAACCGTGGATTTCTGAAGCATCTTATCTTGAGGATGAAAATCTCCGAGATTATTTTTTAGCCAATAGAAAAGAAGAGAAGGCATTAATTTCTAAAATGGATGCAGAAGATTATCAAGATACACAGTACAACGAGCAGATGGAAAACTGGAAAAGCAAAGGTGAAAAGGGCAAACAGCCAAAACCTATGACGCATCCCAAAGAAGATCGGCAAGCACCTGGAACATTATATAATGCGATGTTACATACCATTATTCCTTATAAAATAAAGGGAGCCATTTGGTATCAAGGAGAAAGCAACGCCGTGTATATGCCCAATGAATATGAGGCATTCTTAACCAATATGATTCGCAGTTGGAGAGCAGATTGGGGGCAAGGAGATTTTTCTTTTTATATGGCACAACTAGCAGCGTGTACTAGAGGAAATGATACTGCAGACAAAGGTTGGGCAACGGTTAATGATCATTTGAGGAGAACTTTAAAACTACCAAATACAGGCCTTGCCGTATTATATGATATAGGAGAACCGCGCGATATTCATCCTCACAACAAAATGGATGCTGGTAAAAGATTAGCACTTTGGGCATTAGAAAAAGATTACAACGTAAAAACATCGGTTTATAGCGGACCACTGTATAAAAGTAAGAAGGTTAAAAAGGATAAAACGATCATCTCTTTTGATCATGCGAAGTCGGGTTTAATGGTAGGATATAAAAACCTGCTCGATGATACAATTTCAGTAAATGAACCATTAGAATGGTTTGAGGTTTTAAGTAGTGATGGTATCTGGTATAAAGCAAATGCCACTATAATCTCTAAAAATAAAGTAGCCGTTTGGAATGCTACTGTTTCAGAACCGCTAGAAGTGCGTTATGCTTGGTCAGGAAATCCTGAAGGGGCGAACCTTTACAATACGGGAGGTTTACCAGCAGCAGCTTTTAGTACAGAAGACTAAAGCAAGCTTATTTTTTAAACTAATTATGAATATTATTTAAGATAAAAGTATATGAATTTTGAAAGATCGATAGGTCATTTTGTAGGGTATAGTGTGTTGCTATTTTCACTATTTGTCTTAAGTGCATGTAATTCTAAGATCAAATTGAATGATACTCAAACAGTCGATGCAACCTTGCTATATAACGAGTCTTTTGATGAAAATTTAAATAATTGGAAGGTAGAGCAGATGCCGGGGGGAACAGTGCAAATCATCAATAAAAAGCTAGAAATATATGATGCTGCAGGATGTACTATTTGGTATACACAGAAGTTAGAAGGCTCAATTATGATAACCTATGATGCGACGGTCATTGATAACGGAAAATTACATGATCGTGTATCAGATTTAAATTGCTTTTGGATGGCTACAGATCTTGAAAATCCGACTAATTTATTTGAAAATTCAGCACGTCGAGGTGGAAAGTTTTCAAACTATGATTCGTTACAATTATACTATATGGGTGTTGGCGGACATAACAATACCAAGACCAGATTTAGACGTTACTTAGGTAATGGAGAAAGACCTTTATTGCCAGAACATGATTTAACGGCATCAAAGTTTCTTCTTAAAGCTAATACTACCTATAAAATTAAAATAATAGCCCATGAGGGCACCATTCAATATTATAAGGATGATTTGCTTATTGCAGATTTTCAAGATTCACAGCCTTATACTTCTGGGTATTTTGGACTTAGAACAGTAGATAATCATATGACCATTGATGAGTTTAAAGTATATAGGTTATCACCTGTCAATTAAATTAAAAGATCTTCTGTAAAGAAAACTTCTAGGATAATAAAAAAAGGAATAAAGGTTTTAATACCTACTAAACTTCATCTAAATTTTATAAACTCCATTTTATATAGCTTGTATCGTATTCTTTAACCAAAGATGCTGTGAGAAGCATTGTAGGCTACCTATTGTTCTAAAATGGATTATAGTTTATAGGCTTTGAATATTAATTTATCCTCGCGCTTTTCATTAAGTTTTATACTTGTTTCAAAGATTTTAGAACGCAAAAAGTATAATTTAATCCTATAAAAACAAGAGGCTCAACAGGTCTTTTAAAATCAAATTGATAAGTATTTTATGCTGTTTTTACATTCAAATTCAATCAGAATGAGCAGCGTTATTGTATAAAAATATTAAACGAATAGCCATTCTGGGAGTACCAAGAAAGTATAAGCATCATATGGAAGAATATAGGAAAGTTTACCTAGGCTAGAAGAGGAATAATTTAAAGACTACATGAATAAAATAAAACAAAAAATTGGAAACTATCGCTTTAGAATTTTAGGCTTACTATTATTTGCGACGACCATAAATTATTTTGATAGAAGCATTATTGGTGTTATGGCGCCAACACTTCAAAATATGTTTGATTGGACCAATGAAGATTACGCAAACATTATCATTAGTTTTCAAGTTGCCTATGCTATTGGTATGTTAACCATGGGAGGTATTATAGATAAATTAGGAACAAAAATAGGATACACATTAGCCATTGCCATATGGAGTTTATTTGGTATGCTTCATGCTGCGGTTAGACCTGGATTTAGTGTTATTGGTTTTAGTCTAGCTCGTTTTGGTTTAGGTTTTGGAGAGGCAGGTAATTTTCCTGCAGCAATAAAAACAGTCGCAGAATGGTTTCCGAAAAAAGAACGTGCTTATGCTACCGGAATATTTAATGCAGCAACAAGCATTGGAGCCATTGCAGCACCATTTGTTGTAGGGTGGATTGTTCATGAAGATGGTACCAATTGGCAGATTCCATTTTTAATAACAGGCGCTTTAAGTGCTATTTGGGTTTTTCTGTGGTTAAAATATTACAAAAAACCAGAGGATCATCCTAAAGTGAGCAAAGAAGAGCTTGAGTATATTATTAGTGATTCGGCCGTAGAAGTGAGTAAAGAAAAACTACCGTGGATCAAAATCCTAAAAAGACGAGAAGCTTGGGCTTTTGCAGTGGCAAAAACAACCGATGCTGTTTGGTGGTTTTACCTTTTTTGGGGTGCAAAATTTTTGGCAGAAACTTTTGGATTAAAACTAAAAGACATAGGAGTTCCATTCTTTATTATGTATGTTCTGGCAGATGGGGGTAGTATACTGGGAGGCTACTTATCGGGATATTTTATCAAGAAAGGATGGTCTGTAAATAAAGCTAGAAAAACGACATTATTGCTTTGTGCAATTATGATTTTACCCGTTTGTTATGTGGCTTTTGCCGAGAACAAATGGTTAGCTGTGTTCTTAATAGGAATTGGAGCAGCAGGGCATCAAGCATGGTCGGCAAACATATTTACCTTAGTATCTGACGTTTTTCCTAAAAAAGCCACAGCATCTATTGTTGGACTAGGAGGAATGATTGGTGCCGTAGCAGGTATTGTTAGTAATAAACTACTGGGTAAGTTTCTAGACCAGGCCGATAATACCGCTTATTTCTGGGCTTTTTTAGTGGCAGGTTCTAGTTATCTCATTATTTTAGGTATTGTTCATTTATTGATGCCGAAAATGATTCCGCTAGACGAAAATTTAAAACAAATTCTATAACTATATAATTAATATTAAATACAATTTTAAATGTCAAATACTTACGAAACACGTTATGCTTCACATCCTGAGGCTGTAAAAAAATATGATACAAAACAATTAAGAGAAGAGTTTTTAATAACAGATTTATTACAAGAAGATACATTGAAACTAGTCTATTCTCATTATGATCGTTTTATTACGGGTGGTGTTGTGCCAACAGCAAAGAAAGTGCTATTGGAAAGCATTGATCCATTGAAAGCTTCGTATTTCTTAGAAAGAAGAGAACTTGGTATCATCAATATTGGAGACAGTGGAACAGTTACTGTAGACGGAGAAGAATTTCAATTAGATCATAAGGAAGCGCTTTATTTAGGCCGAGGTAACAAGGAGGTATATTTCGCTAGTAAATCAGAAAAAAGTCCCGCTAAATTTTATTTAAATTCAACTCCTGCTCATAAAGCTTTTCCGAATAAAAAAATTGGAATTAATGATGTAGAGGTGGTAGAATTAGGGTCTCCAGAAACAGCTAATGCCAGAACACTTAGAAAGTACATTGTAAATAGTGTGGTAGACGTATGTCAATTGCAAATGGGAATGACGTCTTTAAAATCAGGGAGTGTTTGGAATACTATGCCAGCACATGTTCATGATCGTAGAATGGAAGTATACTTCTACTTTGAGATTCCAGAAGGGCAAGCGGTAAGTCATTTCATGGGACAACCTACAGAAACGAGACATATTTGGATGGATAATAACCAAGCTGTTATTTCTCCACCATGGTCTATACATTGTGGTTCAGGAACTTCAAACTATACTTTTATTTGGGGAATGGCAGGTGAAAACCTAGATTATGGCGATATGGATGTGTGTAAAATAACCGAATTAAGATAGAACTATGAGTATCTCATTATTTGATTTAAAAGGAAAAATTGCATTGGTGACAGGAAGTACTCACGGCTTGGGTATGGCTATGGCAATGGGTTTAGGAAAAGCAGGAGCTACTATTATTGTAAATGGTAACTCATCGCAAGACAAAATAGCTACAGCCTTAGCCGCTTATAAAGCAGAAGGTATCAATGCTTTTGGTTACAAGTTTAATGTTACAGATGAAGACCAAGTAAAAGCTGCTGTGAAAAGCATTGAAACAGAAGTAGGTACTATTGATATCTTAGTCAATAACGCAGGTATTATCAAAAGAACGCCACTCGAAGATATGGAAGTATCAGATTTTAGAGAAGTGGTAGATGTAGATTTGGTGAGTCCGTTTATTGTATCCAAACATGTTGTGAAAGGAATGATAGCTCGTAAAAGTGGTAAAATTATCAATATTTGTTCTATGATGAGCGAATTGGGTAGAAATACGGTTGGTGCCTACGCTGCAGCAAAAGGCGGACTTAAAATGTTGACGCAGAATATGGCGACCGAATGGGCAAAACACAATATTCAGATTAATGGAATTGGTCCTGGGTATTTTGCAACGACACAAACGGCACCTATTAGAGTAGAAGGGCATCCTTTTAATGATTTTATTGTGAATAGAACGCCAGCAGCAAAATGGGGAGATCCTAATGATTTAAGTGGTGCTGCTATTTTCTTAAGCTCTAAAGCAAGTGATTTTGTAAATGGTCATATTCTGTATGTAGATGGCGGAATTTTAGCAACCATAGGAAAACCATCCAATGAAAACTAAAACAAACAATGATGAACGTTAGTAAATTAGCCTTCTTTTTAAGTATAGGATTCGTATTACAATCTTGTGAGCCAGAAAAAAGTACCTCAGTTTTTATTGTTAAGAATGATTTGAATGTGGAGCGCTCTTTTGAGACGGTAGAACTTTCCAAAGAATTTTTAGCAGATAAAGATTTGAATACTGTTGGCATTAAAGATATTGAAACAGGCAAATTACAAATTATTCAATTGGTAGATACGAATGGAGATTCAATAGAGGATCAACTGTTGTTTCAGCCTACATTGGGGCCTAATTCTGAAAGAAGATTTGAAATCGTAACCGCAACAAAAGAAGAGCAACCTACTGCTCCCGACTATTGTTATTCTCGTTTTGTACCAGAGCGTACAGATGATTATACGTGGGAGAATGATAAAGTTGCTTTTAGAATGTATGGACCTACAGCGCAACAAATGATTGAAGATAGTATTCCTGGAGGAACATTATCTAGTGGCGTAGATGCATGGTTAAAAAAGGTAGAATACCCTATTATCAATAAATGGTATGAGAAGAATAGCAAAAGGGCAGGAGCCTACCATGAAGATACTGGTGAAGGTTTAGATAACTTTCATGTAGGATCAAGTAGAGGTGTAGGCGGTCTTGCCATAAAAGAAGATACGACGTACTACTATTCTAAAAATTTTACAGAATGGAAAACAATCACAACAGGCCCTATTAGAACTAGCTTTTATTTAAAACATAAGGACTGGAAAGCTGGTGAAAATCAAATTCAAGAATCAAAAATCATAAGTTTAGATCTAGGAAGTAATTTTTCTAAATTTGAAATTAGCCTTGAAGGTTCAGAGCATATTTCTGTTGGATTAACGCTGCATGAAAAAGATGGTGTTGTTACAGGAGATGCAAACAAAGGTTGGGTGAGTTATTGGGAGCCACATGCAGATTCAGAATTAGGTTCTGCAATCATAGCAAGTAAGAAATACTTTATAGATTATGAAACCTATGATACGAATATAACCGATTTAAGTAATGCGTATGCGAACTTAAAAGTT
Coding sequences within:
- a CDS encoding glycoside hydrolase family protein gives rise to the protein MFKTLCCLFCLVSTVMCAQNKVFSNLLEAPVNGGLQMDDYWVWGSSVIKGDDGVYHMYASRWPKFLPFHPGWMTSSEIVHATSNTPEGPYVFKDVALGARGAQFWDGRSCHNPKIVKYKDTYILYYMGSTHPFENVSEQNVAQFTLTSKWCISARWGKRIGMAISKNPNGPWKRYDAPILDVKPDSFYSFLTSNPSPLLKDDGAVVLLFKGRNYKEDGISNSDMSIGVATAPSFKGPYTVVGDQPLFSTEHLGEIEDPHIWKDINGIHLVAKDQRGKITGVAGDGLLAHSKDGIQWEVDPNPKAYTKLVKWDTGKTIKQGQLERPFVLVEDNVPTHIFFATMDGPGGFSKGSKTWNMVIPLSQK
- a CDS encoding glycoside hydrolase family 88 protein encodes the protein MSKFFLMLTIVLIVSCSPAKKEAPVFSAQEMLDKSVIKTKETLKGLSVKDSFLRNIPENQTNWESVGVNDWCSGFWPGVLWYAYEASNDASLKKEAEAFTAPIKTIAYNPARNHDIGFMVYCSFGNGYRITGNPEYKEVLLSAADTLATLYNDKVGSILSWPEKRKEYSHNTIIDNMMNLELLFWAAKNDGDQRLYDIATSHAEVTMNNLVRKDNSLYHLGSFNEETGKFLKGYTHQGYADESMWARGQTWGIYGFAMAYRETGRKDFLETSIKLADHFLERLPEDGIPFWDFDDPKIPNAPKDASAAAIAACGMFEIASLVEDVTLKDKFNTAATKFVEILSSDAYYSGDKNQALLLHSTGHLPKNSEIDMPIIYADYYYMEALIRLKKLEEATAAKALVAKE
- the kduI gene encoding 5-dehydro-4-deoxy-D-glucuronate isomerase, with translation MSNTYETRYASHPEAVKKYDTKQLREEFLITDLLQEDTLKLVYSHYDRFITGGVVPTAKKVLLESIDPLKASYFLERRELGIINIGDSGTVTVDGEEFQLDHKEALYLGRGNKEVYFASKSEKSPAKFYLNSTPAHKAFPNKKIGINDVEVVELGSPETANARTLRKYIVNSVVDVCQLQMGMTSLKSGSVWNTMPAHVHDRRMEVYFYFEIPEGQAVSHFMGQPTETRHIWMDNNQAVISPPWSIHCGSGTSNYTFIWGMAGENLDYGDMDVCKITELR
- a CDS encoding sialate O-acetylesterase, with amino-acid sequence MIKNFTLVLIVIFFLPLALQAEVTVNAIFSDHMVLQRDTKVPVWGWADPNEKVIVSGSWGKTASVATGADGKWRVDLETPNAGGPFTITISGKNTITINDVLSGEVWLCTGQSNMDFSISKFLNDSKDPKHQPLVEYIRNEAATVNDPYLRHIEVPQATSLFDTEDNFEGNWRKATTDEIGKITATGYFFAKELRKQLNVPIGLVECSWGGTRVQPWISEASYLEDENLRDYFLANRKEEKALISKMDAEDYQDTQYNEQMENWKSKGEKGKQPKPMTHPKEDRQAPGTLYNAMLHTIIPYKIKGAIWYQGESNAVYMPNEYEAFLTNMIRSWRADWGQGDFSFYMAQLAACTRGNDTADKGWATVNDHLRRTLKLPNTGLAVLYDIGEPRDIHPHNKMDAGKRLALWALEKDYNVKTSVYSGPLYKSKKVKKDKTIISFDHAKSGLMVGYKNLLDDTISVNEPLEWFEVLSSDGIWYKANATIISKNKVAVWNATVSEPLEVRYAWSGNPEGANLYNTGGLPAAAFSTED
- a CDS encoding TonB-dependent receptor — encoded protein: MTKLKSIQLNLKKLSSLFWILGFLICSITAHANPTLPQSIKISGTIVDADGNMPIPGVNVVIKGTTTGTVTDFDGNYTIDVISNTSVLIFSSIGYARKEVTVGSNRVINVTLDSDVSALDEIVVVGYGTAKKETLTGSVEQVKAEAFEDLAVGSPALALQGRTPGLVVTRTSSRPGDENVNFLIRGASSINGIEPLIVIDGIPSINSSSFNDMNPNDIESISVLKGGSASVYGSRAAGGVILVTTKKGKGKIKIDISTISRVGTIGIRPPSPTMSQYGQLYAAAAREDIASGKPPRYFFWNDLATVDRIASGEEGYYDLPINGNIWLGNAPRFDEMFGNSYSSQHNISISGGTEKSNFRISAGYDNNVGGLKVADDSSDRYNFSMNYGADISDKLNINTNITYYNNKFSGPSGGLGREAATYDAPLFPTYNADGQYYANFGGDLITGDRNGVAQVIDGGRENKTIEQFKISALAKYKFTDHLDFTGSYAISRQNSEYQTYSVSVPLYSWGGSFSNNINNTTSIQEGTGPDRNDGNITYKNYKGALNYSNQFGDHNLSGLLAIEAEKNDINEYSIRRNGFVDYGVYDINLGATDQLVTTSGGGTSWGFFGYIGRLNYDYKSKYLLEVQGRRDGSSRFADGKKWSNYGNVSAGWVLSSENFLKESSLISFLKLRGGYGELGSTSGIGDFGYLSTVGFGTTVFGQTNAGQQATSSANSLFSSNTTWERIVTKEIGVDFRLFNSNVFGSFDLYQKDNVGMLVRGIETDILGTATPFTNIGTLETKGWEAMLGYQGKIGEVDFTVSANMSDSRNEITEYDGAQTIFENLNDADSGRNILGKPINSFYLWETNGYFDSQAQVDEYYASLDEGGILPSQSSNDALRPGDMIVVDSNGDGTLDNEDLTYSGDASQHYVYGFNFDVKYKNFDLSAFFQGALEHNVYRTGYFAQPFQAEWQNQSNTWLGRTWTEDNRDAEFPRLTTQRGLSAWNYRSKDHILQNNRYMRLKSLIIGYNFKNLQIKNTPIDNIRIYFSGNDLFEITSVKDGYDPEFQASSNNSAYPFMRTWALGLKISL
- a CDS encoding MFS transporter, whose product is MNKIKQKIGNYRFRILGLLLFATTINYFDRSIIGVMAPTLQNMFDWTNEDYANIIISFQVAYAIGMLTMGGIIDKLGTKIGYTLAIAIWSLFGMLHAAVRPGFSVIGFSLARFGLGFGEAGNFPAAIKTVAEWFPKKERAYATGIFNAATSIGAIAAPFVVGWIVHEDGTNWQIPFLITGALSAIWVFLWLKYYKKPEDHPKVSKEELEYIISDSAVEVSKEKLPWIKILKRREAWAFAVAKTTDAVWWFYLFWGAKFLAETFGLKLKDIGVPFFIMYVLADGGSILGGYLSGYFIKKGWSVNKARKTTLLLCAIMILPVCYVAFAENKWLAVFLIGIGAAGHQAWSANIFTLVSDVFPKKATASIVGLGGMIGAVAGIVSNKLLGKFLDQADNTAYFWAFLVAGSSYLIILGIVHLLMPKMIPLDENLKQIL
- a CDS encoding DUF6250 domain-containing protein translates to MNFERSIGHFVGYSVLLFSLFVLSACNSKIKLNDTQTVDATLLYNESFDENLNNWKVEQMPGGTVQIINKKLEIYDAAGCTIWYTQKLEGSIMITYDATVIDNGKLHDRVSDLNCFWMATDLENPTNLFENSARRGGKFSNYDSLQLYYMGVGGHNNTKTRFRRYLGNGERPLLPEHDLTASKFLLKANTTYKIKIIAHEGTIQYYKDDLLIADFQDSQPYTSGYFGLRTVDNHMTIDEFKVYRLSPVN